In one Streptomyces sp. NBC_01241 genomic region, the following are encoded:
- a CDS encoding N,N-dimethylformamidase beta subunit family domain-containing protein has protein sequence MTGINGYPASPTVRAGHSIRLHIATSADRFRLDFYCWGSTPKHTGHIEWPGRDAAPGRYDQDWQWPAYDFLIPRDWQSGVYIGVLSTGFRPSRPVMDAREARFLLVVTPSVPSGRKVLYKIPVSTYHAYNTAGGGSLYSASQVTLRRPGGGVGGPVKGLPDPYDTTSPRQTFAHWDAPFISWMEENGIQSDYCTDLDLDEGRLLGDGYRLLVSSGHDEYWTAQTRRNVTAFRDTGGNIANFGANSCWWRVSLEEDRSALGCAKFPPDALAGTDPDSSYGCPDHWWESEPENALLGVSYRNGGGHWDGPRAPLGFTVTDADHWVFSGTGLKTGDTFGHDRALVGYECDGAAYEVDGQGRPQSTGQDGTPKDFKILGIAPLPSDWNFAAREPIPSPRAATLGLYTATGTVFTAATTDWARLLASDPHVAAITHNVITRLA, from the coding sequence ATGACCGGCATCAACGGATACCCGGCGTCCCCCACGGTCCGCGCCGGCCACAGCATCCGACTGCACATCGCCACTTCTGCGGATCGCTTCCGGCTCGACTTCTACTGCTGGGGCTCGACACCCAAGCACACGGGGCACATCGAGTGGCCCGGACGGGACGCCGCACCCGGACGGTACGACCAGGACTGGCAGTGGCCGGCCTACGACTTCCTCATACCGCGAGACTGGCAGTCCGGTGTCTACATCGGAGTCCTGAGCACGGGGTTCCGTCCGAGCCGGCCGGTCATGGACGCTCGCGAGGCCAGATTCCTTCTGGTCGTCACGCCCTCCGTTCCCTCTGGCCGCAAGGTCCTCTACAAGATCCCTGTTTCCACCTACCACGCGTACAACACGGCGGGGGGCGGAAGCCTCTACAGCGCCTCCCAAGTGACGCTGCGCCGGCCCGGAGGCGGTGTCGGCGGGCCGGTCAAGGGCCTGCCCGACCCATACGACACCACGTCGCCTCGGCAGACGTTCGCGCACTGGGATGCTCCCTTCATCTCCTGGATGGAGGAAAACGGGATCCAGAGCGACTACTGCACGGACCTCGACCTCGACGAAGGCCGGCTCCTTGGCGACGGATATCGCCTCCTGGTCTCCTCCGGGCACGACGAATACTGGACCGCCCAGACCCGTCGGAACGTGACCGCCTTCCGCGACACAGGCGGCAACATCGCCAACTTCGGTGCCAACAGCTGCTGGTGGCGAGTGAGTCTCGAGGAGGATCGCTCGGCCCTGGGGTGCGCGAAGTTCCCTCCCGACGCCCTTGCCGGAACGGACCCGGACAGCTCGTACGGCTGCCCTGACCACTGGTGGGAGTCGGAGCCCGAGAACGCCCTCCTGGGCGTGAGCTACCGGAACGGCGGCGGGCACTGGGACGGCCCGCGCGCGCCCCTCGGGTTCACCGTCACCGACGCGGACCACTGGGTGTTCTCCGGAACGGGCCTCAAGACCGGTGACACCTTCGGCCACGACCGAGCGCTTGTCGGCTACGAATGCGACGGAGCCGCATACGAGGTCGACGGACAGGGCCGCCCGCAGTCAACCGGCCAAGACGGAACACCGAAGGACTTCAAGATCCTCGGCATCGCCCCACTGCCGTCCGACTGGAACTTCGCAGCCCGAGAGCCGATACCCAGCCCCCGCGCGGCCACCCTCGGCCTCTACACGGCGACCGGCACCGTCTTCACCGCCGCCACCACTGACTGGGCCCGGCTGCTCGCCTCCGATCCCCATGTTGCGGCCATCACTCACAACGTCATCACCCGGCTCGCCTGA
- a CDS encoding glycosyltransferase family protein, with translation MSALTRPLSVIIGVNGIGMGHSVRQSVIAQYLRDRGHQVRIVTNGSTRVEYFRDLGFPAWDGWMPTLLARDDRIHAADALRTNIRKTPAGISRHLHLRRIIRETGVPDVFITDYEPNTPRLAYHFGRPLISVDQQSKYRHLDLPPVGRYARTADEQRLRYFTPRADRSFICSYVPLEADDRKLEFIAPVVPDFVRSAQVTTEPVTTAYFSRYFGHGPEDSVRTLADVFRQYVPDRTLRIYAHSDEAENLRQYADDKIEICPFDRQAFISDLARSEAVFSNAGFNLISEAFVLGKPVHLVPLPTYDQHWCAKVVHEAELGTSAPRIERGAILDFLNRARELRANVERHRDQHLTQDPRERIASYLESLPAASGRVPSSSVR, from the coding sequence GTGTCTGCACTCACACGGCCGCTCAGCGTGATCATCGGCGTCAACGGCATAGGCATGGGGCATTCCGTCAGGCAAAGCGTGATCGCCCAGTACCTGCGCGACCGCGGGCACCAGGTACGGATCGTCACCAACGGGAGCACCCGGGTCGAGTACTTCCGCGACCTCGGCTTCCCCGCGTGGGACGGTTGGATGCCGACGCTCCTTGCCCGCGACGACCGCATCCACGCGGCCGACGCCTTACGCACCAACATCCGGAAGACTCCCGCCGGCATCAGCCGACACCTGCACCTACGCCGGATCATCAGGGAAACCGGCGTCCCAGACGTGTTCATCACGGACTACGAGCCCAACACACCTCGTCTGGCCTACCACTTCGGCAGACCGCTCATCTCGGTAGACCAGCAGAGCAAATACCGGCACCTCGACCTGCCGCCGGTCGGCCGGTACGCACGCACCGCCGACGAGCAGCGGCTGCGCTACTTCACCCCTCGCGCCGACCGGTCCTTCATCTGCTCCTACGTCCCCCTGGAGGCCGACGACCGGAAGCTGGAGTTCATCGCCCCCGTCGTTCCGGACTTCGTCCGTTCCGCCCAAGTCACGACCGAGCCGGTGACCACGGCCTACTTCTCGCGGTACTTCGGTCACGGCCCCGAGGACTCCGTCCGCACCCTCGCCGACGTCTTCCGTCAGTACGTCCCCGACCGGACCCTGCGGATCTACGCGCACTCGGACGAGGCCGAGAACCTGCGCCAGTACGCCGACGACAAGATCGAAATCTGCCCGTTCGACCGCCAGGCGTTCATCTCCGACCTGGCGCGCTCCGAGGCCGTCTTCTCCAACGCCGGCTTCAACCTCATCAGCGAAGCATTCGTGCTCGGCAAACCGGTCCACCTGGTGCCGCTCCCGACGTACGACCAGCACTGGTGCGCCAAGGTGGTCCACGAGGCGGAACTCGGCACCAGCGCTCCACGGATCGAGCGCGGGGCGATACTCGACTTCCTCAACCGGGCCCGGGAACTTCGCGCCAACGTCGAACGCCATCGGGACCAGCACCTCACCCAAGACCCCCGGGAGCGAATCGCCT